From a region of the Schistocerca nitens isolate TAMUIC-IGC-003100 chromosome 8, iqSchNite1.1, whole genome shotgun sequence genome:
- the LOC126198822 gene encoding neurogenic protein mastermind-like: MRRPPHQPMPPSGPMMRPQMVGGGYLQQQQAMAGLGVGVGVGVGVGLGVGPHRYGGPQAQGAPPPQQQRQQRPPNVSVGPDTGLGARQDWRHLLVSQQQSAVFRNGAGSAAAFQQQQHLHQGSFSMAQMQQQQQQQLVASRNQGMPTLQQMMSQQQQMGMPPGPGPGQMSMNLQMSQSLSASGVPPHHTSPHLPPYVSSPVLQQHPTTTPVSSASNSQPPPDFSLEFLEQLPSGDSSQFSAAELLNSLDAGSSFNFQDIL, from the exons ATGCGCCGCCCGCCGCACCAGCCCATGCCGCCGTCCG GTCCGATGATGCGACCACAGATGGTGGGAGGTGGCtacctgcagcagcagcaggccATGGCAGGCCTCGGTGTCGGTGtcggggtgggggtgggagtgggtCTGGGTGTGGGGCCGCACCGCTACGGTGGCCCGCAGGCCCAGGGGGCGCCACCGCCGCAGCAGCAGCGCCAGCAGCGGCCGCCCAACGTCAGCGTTGGGCCCGACACGGGGCTCGGGGCCCGCCAGGACTGGAGGCACCTCCTTGTCTCACAGCAGCAGAGCGCTGTCTTCAGGAATGGAGCCGGCTCGGCTGCTGctttccagcagcagcagcacttgcacCAGG GGTCCTTCAGTATGGCTCagatgcagcaacagcagcagcagcagctcgtaGCATCTAGGAATCAGGGAATGCCGACGTTGCAGCAGATGATGTCGCAACAGCAGCAGATGGGCATGCCCCCAGGACCAGGCCCTGGTCAG ATgtcaatgaacctgcagatgtcaCAGTCACTATCTGCGAGTGGAGTGCCCCCTCACCATACTTCCCCTCACCTCCCCCCGTACGTCAGCAGCCCAGTGCTACAGCAGCACCCCACCACCACCCCAGTGAGCTCTGCTTCAAACTCACAGCCCCCACCAGACTTCAGTCTCGAGTTCCTCGAACAGTTGCCGTCAGGAGATTCGAGTCAGTTTTCAGCCGCAGAACTTCTAAATTCCCTCGATGCAGGGTCGTCGTTTAATTTTCAAGATATATTATAG